Proteins encoded in a region of the Streptacidiphilus rugosus AM-16 genome:
- the istA gene encoding IS21 family transposase — protein MEIFEAYDLTETVWSAAALTGHDPKTVKRYVEARASGRNPFEREPRPKMIDGFLEKIEEWVEQSKASIRADVVHDKLVKMGFQGSARSTRRAVNAAKTAWRAGKRRTYRPWIPEPGRWLQFDWGEGPKINGRRTWLFCAWLSWSRFRVVIPVWDCTLGTLVACLDTTLRRIGGAPTYVLTDNAKTVTVEHIAGIPVRHPQMVAAGRHYGCQVVSCVPYDPESKGGAEATVRIAKADLVPTEANLLPAYDSFAELADACRIWCEQVNTRRHRATGQVPADRLDVERTTLHVLPLEPLALALGEERVVGSDRTVSFNSVRYSTPPGYTGARVWCRVVGDELSITARTPSGDLAEIWRHQLSTPGVPQIIDAHYPDHSDGRGVHQPRLQPRSEAEIAFVGIGPGAGRWLKEAGPAGAARIRAKMAHAVELATVLGNDRVDQALGLAAAAGRFAEDDLVSILEHIAANKPAAQVVRADEAHSVQNGTIGWQALGR, from the coding sequence ATGGAGATATTCGAGGCGTACGACCTGACCGAGACGGTCTGGTCGGCGGCCGCGCTCACGGGGCACGACCCGAAGACGGTCAAGCGGTATGTCGAGGCCCGCGCCAGCGGGCGGAACCCGTTCGAGCGTGAGCCGCGGCCGAAGATGATCGACGGCTTCCTGGAGAAGATCGAGGAGTGGGTCGAGCAGTCGAAGGCGTCGATCCGCGCGGACGTGGTCCACGACAAGCTCGTGAAGATGGGCTTCCAGGGCAGCGCGCGCTCGACCCGGCGGGCGGTGAACGCGGCGAAGACCGCGTGGAGGGCAGGCAAGCGCCGGACCTACCGGCCGTGGATCCCCGAGCCCGGGAGGTGGCTGCAGTTCGACTGGGGCGAGGGCCCGAAGATCAACGGCAGGCGGACCTGGCTGTTCTGCGCCTGGCTGTCCTGGTCCCGGTTCCGGGTGGTGATCCCGGTCTGGGACTGCACTCTGGGAACGCTGGTGGCCTGCCTGGACACCACGCTGCGGAGGATCGGCGGGGCGCCGACCTACGTGCTGACCGACAACGCGAAGACGGTCACCGTCGAGCACATCGCCGGGATCCCGGTCCGGCATCCGCAGATGGTCGCCGCGGGCCGGCACTACGGCTGTCAGGTCGTCAGTTGCGTTCCCTACGACCCCGAGAGCAAGGGCGGGGCGGAGGCCACTGTCCGGATCGCGAAGGCCGACCTGGTCCCCACCGAGGCGAACCTGCTGCCGGCCTACGACTCCTTCGCCGAGCTCGCGGACGCCTGCCGGATCTGGTGCGAGCAGGTGAACACGCGCCGGCACCGGGCGACCGGGCAGGTCCCGGCCGACCGGCTCGACGTCGAACGCACCACGCTGCACGTCCTCCCGCTGGAGCCGCTGGCGCTCGCGCTGGGCGAGGAGCGGGTGGTCGGCTCGGACCGCACGGTCAGCTTCAACTCGGTGCGCTACTCGACGCCGCCCGGCTACACCGGCGCCAGAGTCTGGTGCCGGGTCGTCGGCGACGAGCTGTCGATCACCGCCCGCACCCCGTCCGGCGACCTGGCCGAGATCTGGCGGCACCAGCTGTCCACGCCCGGCGTCCCGCAGATCATCGACGCCCACTACCCCGACCACTCCGACGGCCGCGGCGTCCACCAGCCCAGGCTCCAGCCCCGCTCCGAGGCGGAGATCGCGTTCGTGGGCATCGGCCCCGGCGCCGGCCGCTGGCTCAAGGAAGCCGGCCCCGCCGGAGCGGCCCGGATCCGCGCGAAGATGGCCCACGCCGTCGAACTCGCCACCGTCCTGGGCAACGACCGGGTCGACCAGGCCCTCGGCCTCGCGGCCGCGGCCGGGCGCTTCGCCGAGGACGACCTGGTCTCCATCCTGGAGCACATCGCCGCCAACAAGCCCGCCGCGCAGGTCGTCCGCGCCGATGAGGCCCACTCCGTCCAGAACGGCACGATCGGCTGGCAGGCCCTGGGCCGCTGA
- a CDS encoding YihY/virulence factor BrkB family protein codes for MPRPPTEAAFFTLLSVPPLLLCLAGTLGYLDDVVGAGTIDKLRQDIVSAAGTVLSTNSIQQIVDPLLNSVFGAGRPDLISIGFLLSLWSGSRALHIFIDTITVMYGLNGKRGIIKTRLMSLGMYVAALVIGSLVLPLVLVGSGLAAALPGSAWIIGILYWPVAILLLVVFLTTLYHVAVPADTPWREHIPGALAAILVLILCSEALRLYLIHSVEGPSVYGSLAAPVAVLLWIFVVALAVLIGAAMNAAIDRRWPSVESAQARAEHAGAGEESAEVGPARSPAVTRPAV; via the coding sequence CTGCCACGGCCGCCGACAGAGGCCGCCTTCTTCACGCTCCTGTCCGTCCCACCACTGCTGCTCTGCCTGGCGGGTACTCTCGGCTACCTCGATGACGTCGTCGGCGCCGGCACCATCGACAAGCTGCGTCAGGACATCGTCTCAGCAGCTGGGACCGTGCTCTCCACGAACTCGATCCAGCAGATCGTGGACCCGCTGCTGAACAGCGTCTTTGGCGCCGGCCGTCCGGACCTGATCTCGATCGGCTTCCTGCTCTCCCTCTGGTCCGGCTCGCGGGCGCTCCACATCTTCATCGACACCATCACCGTGATGTACGGGCTGAACGGCAAACGCGGCATCATCAAGACCCGCCTGATGTCCCTCGGGATGTACGTCGCCGCGCTGGTGATCGGCTCGCTGGTACTGCCACTGGTCCTGGTTGGATCCGGACTGGCTGCCGCACTTCCCGGTTCCGCCTGGATTATCGGCATTCTCTACTGGCCCGTCGCGATCCTTCTCCTGGTGGTCTTTCTCACCACGCTGTACCACGTCGCCGTTCCCGCCGACACCCCGTGGCGCGAGCACATTCCCGGCGCGCTGGCGGCGATACTCGTCTTGATCCTTTGCAGCGAGGCGCTGCGGCTCTACTTGATCCACTCGGTCGAGGGTCCTTCGGTCTACGGCTCGCTCGCGGCCCCTGTCGCGGTACTGCTGTGGATATTCGTGGTGGCGCTGGCCGTCCTGATCGGCGCCGCGATGAACGCCGCCATAGATCGCCGCTGGCCCAGCGTCGAGAGCGCACAGGCCCGAGCCGAACATGCCGGGGCCGGAGAGGAGTCCGCCGAGGTGGGTCCGGCGCGCAGCCCCGCGGTCACCAGACCGGCCGTGTAG
- a CDS encoding sortase: MGELLIIAGLMTGMFTAWLYWGQSPLPSSAQVRVNQQIRQAWQHKGIPVPGGAIALVRIPVLGKTWQYPLYEGVSLRVLGKGLGHYRGTAGPGQPGNFAWAGHRSSMTGFEPLADLPGAIGRGDRIIVDTASAEYVYTVAATKYTTPDDTTVLHPDQGRHANPKPGLITVTTCTPRYGSSGRFIVFGSLTKTTSTTSQGATK, encoded by the coding sequence GTGGGTGAGCTGCTGATCATTGCGGGCCTGATGACAGGGATGTTCACCGCGTGGCTGTACTGGGGCCAAAGCCCTCTGCCGAGCTCGGCCCAGGTGCGCGTGAACCAGCAGATCCGCCAGGCCTGGCAGCACAAGGGGATACCCGTCCCGGGCGGGGCGATCGCCCTGGTCCGTATCCCCGTCCTCGGCAAGACCTGGCAATACCCTCTCTATGAGGGTGTCTCCCTCCGGGTGCTCGGAAAAGGCCTGGGCCACTACCGCGGCACCGCTGGGCCAGGCCAACCCGGCAACTTCGCGTGGGCGGGACATCGGTCGTCGATGACGGGTTTCGAACCGCTGGCTGACTTGCCGGGCGCGATCGGCCGCGGAGATCGGATCATCGTGGACACTGCGTCGGCCGAGTACGTCTATACGGTCGCGGCGACGAAGTACACGACCCCTGACGACACTACGGTGCTCCACCCCGACCAGGGCCGCCACGCCAACCCGAAGCCCGGGCTCATCACCGTCACCACCTGCACACCGCGCTACGGCTCGTCCGGCCGGTTCATTGTCTTCGGCTCTCTCACCAAGACCACCAGCACCACTTCCCAAGGGGCGACAAAGTGA
- a CDS encoding DUF3048 domain-containing protein, giving the protein MRELLEKIRTRWQASTKRTKAIVTAVALALVGTSVAVPLALANSSGTLPAAASPGSPSAMPKPAQRAMTLPVRTAPASSGDSPLTGLPGGAGRVLAVKIDNVGPAQYEQSGLNSADIVYAIQVEGGLSRYLAIFDSKHVPSRLGPVRSARQTDIPLLAAYGRVGLAYSGAISGLLPDLARANLQNITPQSGLFSHGGTMPTYISPSSVFAAYPNLAPAKNVGFTFGAQPSGGTPVTGFSEYMPAAGFAFTASGNSWLVSVDGHAAETLDQGRFSTTNVIVQHVSVLPGEFTDYNAAQPANEVFSQTTGHGGADFYRDAKVWHGQWTKGTDGSPTQYTVGGRAMPLAPGRTWVVLVP; this is encoded by the coding sequence ATGAGAGAGCTTCTGGAAAAGATACGGACACGTTGGCAGGCCAGTACGAAGCGAACGAAGGCGATCGTCACCGCCGTCGCACTAGCGCTCGTGGGCACGTCGGTCGCTGTTCCACTCGCCCTTGCGAACAGTTCCGGCACACTGCCTGCCGCCGCCTCGCCGGGGTCGCCTTCCGCGATGCCCAAACCGGCACAACGAGCCATGACCCTGCCGGTGAGAACGGCACCGGCTTCCTCCGGGGATTCTCCCCTGACGGGTCTGCCCGGCGGAGCGGGGCGCGTGCTCGCCGTGAAGATCGACAACGTCGGCCCGGCGCAGTACGAGCAGTCGGGGCTCAACTCGGCTGACATCGTATATGCAATTCAGGTCGAGGGCGGGCTCAGCCGCTACCTGGCCATTTTCGACAGCAAGCATGTGCCCTCGCGCCTCGGCCCCGTGCGCAGCGCCCGGCAGACCGACATCCCTCTGCTGGCCGCCTACGGTCGCGTCGGACTCGCCTACAGCGGCGCGATATCCGGTCTCTTGCCCGATCTGGCCCGGGCGAACCTGCAGAACATCACCCCGCAGAGCGGGCTGTTCAGCCACGGCGGGACCATGCCGACCTACATCTCCCCGTCGAGCGTCTTCGCGGCCTACCCCAACCTGGCTCCCGCCAAGAACGTGGGCTTCACCTTCGGGGCCCAACCCAGCGGTGGCACGCCGGTGACAGGTTTCTCCGAGTACATGCCGGCCGCAGGGTTCGCGTTCACCGCCTCCGGCAACTCGTGGCTGGTTTCCGTCGACGGCCATGCCGCCGAGACGCTGGACCAGGGCCGGTTCAGCACGACCAACGTCATCGTCCAGCATGTGTCGGTGCTGCCTGGTGAGTTCACTGACTACAACGCGGCGCAACCGGCCAACGAGGTGTTCTCGCAGACCACCGGCCACGGCGGTGCCGACTTCTACCGCGACGCCAAGGTATGGCACGGCCAGTGGACAAAGGGGACCGACGGCTCGCCGACGCAGTACACCGTGGGCGGCCGGGCCATGCCGCTTGCTCCCGGCCGTACCTGGGTCGTGCTCGTTCCCTGA
- a CDS encoding transposase, producing MSLEPRADRGVPELTARVVRASFPKGTQAVRIREALGPLCEDAAFAQAFPARGRPAVSPGALALVSVLQYAEGLSDRQAADQVRARMDWKFLLGLEPNDPGFDFTVLGDFRARLVEHGLEEKVLDLFPSRCSELGLLRAGDRQRTDSTHVLASVRVLNRMEFVGETLRAALEALAVAAPAWLATLDRLLPVPDGRQRPGPVGRAGRPGRVRGAGRRVRARRPGLAAGSPRSPGPAPGLDRAVPPRRAGGALAGGQGPPAGQTPPVLALRHRRPLQRQARLRMGRVQDPDSYNANGNFEFEVVAGPTSGLRTRSVAGGDS from the coding sequence ATGTCGCTGGAGCCGCGGGCTGACCGTGGGGTGCCGGAGCTGACGGCGCGGGTGGTGCGGGCTTCGTTCCCGAAGGGCACGCAGGCGGTCCGGATCCGGGAGGCGTTGGGCCCCTTGTGCGAGGATGCCGCGTTCGCCCAGGCGTTCCCCGCACGGGGCCGGCCGGCCGTCTCACCGGGGGCACTGGCGCTGGTGTCCGTTTTGCAGTACGCGGAGGGTCTGAGCGACCGCCAGGCCGCCGACCAGGTGCGGGCCCGGATGGACTGGAAATTCCTCCTCGGTCTGGAGCCGAACGACCCGGGGTTTGACTTCACGGTCCTGGGCGACTTCCGGGCCCGGCTGGTCGAGCACGGCCTGGAGGAGAAGGTCCTGGACCTGTTCCCTTCCCGCTGCTCCGAGCTGGGGCTGCTCCGGGCGGGCGACCGGCAGCGGACCGACTCCACGCACGTGCTGGCCTCGGTGCGGGTGCTGAACCGGATGGAGTTCGTCGGCGAGACCCTGCGCGCCGCGCTGGAGGCCCTGGCTGTGGCCGCCCCGGCGTGGCTGGCCACGCTGGATCGACTCCTACCGGTTCCCGACGGGCGACAACGTCCGGGCCCAGTGGGCCGAGCAGGTCGGCCGGGACGGGTTCGCGGTGCTGGACGCCGTGTTCGCGCCCGGCGCCCCGGTCTGGCTGCGGGAAGTCCCCGCAGTCCAGGTCCTGCGCCGGGCCTGGATCGAGCAGTACCACCGCGACGGGCAGGGGGTGCGCTGGCGGGAGGGCAAGGACCTCCCGCCGGGCAGACGCCGCCTGTCCTCGCCCTACGACACCGACGCCCGCTACAGCGTCAAGCGCGGCTACGGATGGGTCGGGTTCAAGATCCAGACTCCTACAATGCAAACGGTAACTTCGAGTTCGAGGTCGTAGCGGGTCCCACATCCGGTCTGCGGACGCGGTCGGTTGCGGGTGGGGACAGCTGA
- a CDS encoding transposase, giving the protein MHLSETCEPEAPHLITHVATTDATVADTEVTDAVHLGLVERELLPGEHVVDAGYVTAAHLVTARTVHRIEVIGPVGADTVHGRSEAGHIPQSAFHVDWDTKQVTCPQGLTSVSWSDQRRSSGIAISQVHFAATDCHPCPRRPDCTTAKNHEWGRTLTLRPREQQQALWQRRAEQETEDWKARYNVRAGVEGTISQAVRRTGIRHTRYTGLAKTQCREV; this is encoded by the coding sequence GTGCATCTGAGCGAGACCTGCGAGCCCGAGGCCCCGCACCTGATCACCCACGTGGCCACCACCGATGCCACCGTCGCCGACACCGAGGTGACCGATGCCGTCCATCTGGGCCTGGTAGAACGGGAGTTACTTCCCGGCGAGCATGTGGTGGATGCCGGCTACGTCACCGCCGCCCACCTCGTCACCGCCCGCACCGTGCACCGGATCGAAGTGATCGGACCGGTCGGCGCGGACACCGTCCACGGCCGATCGGAAGCCGGGCACATCCCTCAAAGCGCCTTCCACGTGGACTGGGACACCAAGCAGGTCACCTGCCCGCAGGGGCTGACCAGCGTCAGCTGGTCCGACCAGCGCAGATCCTCCGGCATCGCGATCAGCCAGGTCCACTTCGCGGCCACCGACTGCCATCCCTGCCCGCGCCGCCCCGACTGCACCACCGCGAAGAACCACGAGTGGGGCCGCACCCTCACCCTGCGTCCCCGCGAGCAGCAGCAGGCCCTGTGGCAACGCCGCGCCGAGCAGGAAACCGAGGACTGGAAAGCCCGCTACAACGTCCGGGCCGGCGTCGAGGGAACCATCTCGCAGGCCGTCCGCCGCACCGGCATCCGCCACACCCGCTACACCGGACTGGCCAAGACCCAATGCCGGGAAGTTTGA
- a CDS encoding IS4 family transposase: MGELTQVITPALVDAVLEGSGRVQSRVRKLPSRVVVYFVLAMALFTGYGYRGVWACLVAGPGVPDLAPSAAALRQARRRVGSAPLVALFDEVKGTVASEHARGSWWRGLRTVAWDGTGLQVPDSPENRAECGSGRGQYGLGGFPLFRLTALVECGTRALIDVVAGPWTQSEKDQCMVLCRALRPGMLLLADRGSKGVPLVCAAAATGAHLLWRTSVDRLPPVLHQLPDGTYLSMATSQNERARLARWTRHRRGVPPQAQGLALRVIEATVTVRADDGRIRSSEIRLVTTLLDHRTYPAAELVELYHERWQAETAFLGLKVTLKGSDRVLRSQSLDGVRQELFGLLVVYQAARQIAGRAGQSNDVDPDRISLTVTLRTARLTVVNASGTTVPGPGSPSMPRITQAVLDPRELAPEHRRLRILPRRVKRPISTFAYNATRKDDPMHQVTIKIVIELPVNLPRRPA, encoded by the coding sequence TTGGGTGAGTTGACGCAGGTCATCACCCCTGCTCTCGTCGACGCCGTGCTGGAGGGGTCCGGCCGGGTGCAGTCCCGGGTGAGGAAACTGCCTTCGCGCGTGGTCGTGTACTTCGTACTGGCGATGGCTCTGTTCACGGGCTATGGGTATCGCGGTGTGTGGGCCTGCCTGGTGGCCGGACCCGGTGTTCCGGATCTCGCTCCGTCGGCGGCTGCCCTGCGGCAGGCGCGTCGCCGCGTCGGGTCCGCGCCGCTGGTGGCCCTGTTCGACGAGGTCAAGGGCACGGTGGCATCCGAACACGCTCGAGGATCGTGGTGGCGCGGGTTGCGGACCGTGGCCTGGGACGGCACCGGACTGCAGGTCCCCGACAGCCCGGAGAACCGTGCGGAATGCGGAAGCGGCCGCGGGCAGTACGGCCTGGGCGGCTTCCCGCTGTTCCGGTTGACCGCCCTGGTCGAGTGCGGGACCCGTGCCCTGATCGACGTGGTCGCCGGCCCGTGGACGCAATCGGAGAAGGACCAGTGCATGGTGCTGTGCCGCGCGCTGCGGCCGGGGATGCTGCTGCTGGCCGACCGCGGCAGCAAGGGTGTTCCGCTCGTCTGCGCGGCCGCCGCGACCGGTGCCCATCTGCTGTGGAGGACAAGCGTCGACCGGCTGCCGCCCGTGTTGCACCAGCTGCCGGACGGCACCTACCTGTCCATGGCCACCAGCCAGAACGAGCGTGCGCGTCTGGCGCGTTGGACACGTCACCGCCGCGGTGTCCCGCCGCAGGCCCAGGGCCTGGCACTGAGGGTGATCGAGGCGACCGTCACCGTCCGTGCCGATGACGGGCGCATCCGCAGCTCCGAGATCCGCCTGGTCACCACGTTGCTCGACCACCGCACGTACCCGGCGGCCGAGCTCGTCGAGCTCTACCACGAGCGTTGGCAGGCGGAGACCGCGTTCTTGGGCTTGAAGGTCACACTCAAGGGCAGCGACCGCGTCCTGCGCTCGCAGAGCCTGGACGGAGTACGGCAGGAACTGTTCGGCCTGCTTGTCGTCTACCAGGCCGCCCGGCAGATCGCCGGCCGTGCCGGGCAGAGCAACGATGTCGACCCCGACCGTATCTCCCTGACCGTCACTTTGCGCACGGCACGGCTCACCGTGGTCAACGCCTCCGGAACCACCGTGCCCGGTCCTGGCTCACCGAGCATGCCGCGGATCACCCAGGCCGTCCTGGACCCCCGCGAACTCGCTCCCGAGCACCGTCGGCTCCGTATCCTGCCCCGCCGGGTCAAGCGGCCGATCTCGACCTTCGCCTACAACGCCACCCGCAAGGACGATCCCATGCACCAGGTCACGATCAAGATCGTCATCGAGCTGCCAGTGAACCTGCCCCGACGACCTGCCTAA
- a CDS encoding metallophosphoesterase family protein, protein MQDFQPESGRLLAISDTHVRFPENRDHLASVRPTSPDDWLLLAGDVGERLSEIEWALTLLAKRFARVVWTPGNHELRIPPGDPTDLRGEQRYRHLVALCRSLGILTPEDPYAIWRGQGGPATIVPVFLLYDYSLRPEGMSKQESLAGAFASGRVSPDEARLFSDPYFSTEAWCHARLRYTEQRLRQELPGRPPAIFVTHYPLDFPPPGFAVDPFYAQWCGTTATRDWHRRFPVETVVYGHLHSPGTHWDDGVRFEEVSVGRPEEWQPRDGAPAPPRCILPGPAPVGTGSTSSHLSHA, encoded by the coding sequence ATGCAGGACTTCCAGCCCGAGAGCGGGCGTTTGTTGGCCATCAGCGACACCCACGTGAGATTTCCGGAGAACCGTGACCATCTCGCATCCGTCCGGCCCACCTCACCCGACGACTGGCTTCTGCTCGCCGGCGACGTGGGGGAACGGCTGTCCGAGATCGAATGGGCCCTGACGCTGCTGGCCAAACGGTTCGCTCGCGTGGTGTGGACTCCTGGGAACCATGAACTGCGGATCCCGCCAGGAGACCCCACCGATCTGCGTGGGGAGCAGCGCTATCGGCACTTGGTCGCGTTGTGCCGCTCACTGGGCATCCTCACTCCAGAAGATCCCTACGCGATCTGGCGCGGTCAAGGCGGACCCGCCACCATCGTTCCGGTCTTCCTGCTCTACGACTACAGCCTGCGCCCCGAGGGGATGTCCAAGCAGGAGTCTTTGGCCGGGGCTTTCGCAAGCGGGCGGGTCAGCCCCGACGAGGCTCGGCTGTTCTCGGATCCTTATTTCTCGACAGAGGCATGGTGCCACGCCCGGCTGCGCTACACCGAGCAGCGTCTGCGTCAGGAACTGCCCGGTCGCCCGCCAGCGATCTTCGTCACCCACTATCCTCTGGACTTCCCGCCGCCCGGCTTCGCCGTCGATCCCTTCTATGCACAGTGGTGCGGCACGACGGCCACGCGCGACTGGCATCGGCGCTTCCCGGTCGAGACCGTGGTCTACGGGCACCTCCACTCCCCCGGCACGCACTGGGACGACGGCGTCCGGTTCGAGGAGGTCTCGGTCGGCCGTCCTGAGGAGTGGCAGCCGCGTGACGGCGCACCCGCCCCGCCACGATGTATTCTGCCCGGCCCAGCCCCCGTCGGAACGGGGTCTACCTCCAGCCACCTGTCGCACGCCTGA
- a CDS encoding glycerophosphodiester phosphodiesterase family protein → MARTSSTPHPDSPRARPRTAQLLAESEHPCPLVIAHRGGRGDHPENTLAAIRGALAVGADMLWLSVQVSRDGVPVLYRPLDLGELTDGSGPVEAHTAEQLARLNAGYHFAGCDGRFPYRRSSAAQLPSLAAALRVVPAHVPVLLDLKSPHVAVLAPAIAAVLDTPTAEGTTGWGRVRFYSTQREATETMSAFPLAHCFEPRDTTRDRLMLCRLTRQRPAPPAPGTWAGFELHRKVELTEEFTLGTGASCIPDATFWDERSVDCFRGDGGVTLVFFGVNTPEDYLTAWHLGADAVMADSPRRMVQIRADLARMVERRGSAPGLGTPAARLVGASSRTSAGSQLAANR, encoded by the coding sequence ATGGCGCGGACGAGCAGCACGCCGCACCCGGACTCCCCCCGCGCCCGGCCACGGACCGCGCAACTCCTCGCCGAATCGGAGCATCCGTGTCCGTTGGTGATCGCCCACCGCGGCGGGCGGGGCGACCACCCGGAGAACACCCTGGCAGCCATCCGCGGTGCCCTGGCAGTCGGTGCGGACATGCTGTGGCTCAGTGTCCAGGTCAGCCGCGACGGGGTGCCGGTCCTGTACCGGCCGCTCGATCTTGGCGAACTCACCGATGGCTCTGGCCCGGTGGAAGCCCATACCGCCGAACAACTGGCGAGACTCAACGCGGGATACCACTTCGCCGGTTGTGACGGCCGGTTCCCTTACCGGAGGTCCTCCGCTGCGCAATTGCCCAGCCTGGCAGCCGCCCTCCGCGTCGTCCCAGCCCATGTGCCCGTGCTGCTGGACCTGAAGTCACCCCATGTCGCTGTGCTCGCACCCGCCATCGCGGCGGTGCTGGACACGCCGACCGCCGAGGGGACAACCGGCTGGGGCCGGGTCCGCTTCTACTCCACACAGCGCGAGGCCACCGAAACCATGTCGGCCTTCCCACTCGCCCATTGTTTCGAGCCGCGCGACACCACGCGAGACCGCCTGATGCTCTGCCGTCTCACCCGACAGCGCCCCGCCCCTCCCGCCCCCGGGACCTGGGCCGGCTTCGAGCTGCACCGCAAGGTCGAACTCACCGAGGAGTTCACGCTAGGCACAGGGGCGAGCTGCATCCCAGACGCCACCTTCTGGGACGAGCGGTCCGTCGACTGCTTCCGCGGCGACGGAGGTGTCACCCTCGTCTTCTTCGGAGTCAACACACCCGAGGACTATCTGACCGCCTGGCACCTGGGCGCTGACGCAGTCATGGCCGACTCCCCTCGCCGCATGGTGCAGATCCGCGCCGACCTGGCCCGCATGGTGGAACGGCGAGGCTCCGCGCCAGGTCTCGGCACTCCTGCTGCCCGACTCGTCGGCGCCAGTAGCCGGACGAGTGCGGGCAGTCAGCTGGCTGCGAACCGATGA
- a CDS encoding glycosyltransferase family 39 protein yields the protein MDGLILPSRTRGTPWRLPVWALPAALALLLGLWHLGRPLLWRDELASWSAARRTTGQLWGLLDHVDAVSGAYYFLLHFWIRVFSGSAVGLRLPSVLATAATAGLTALVGRRLFRPRVGLWAGILFALVPTVLRFAQEARSYALADTAVLLATWQLLFLLDRAERRCRWREAGAWAGYGATLALIGLLHLVGLSVLAAHAWLLITRRRRAWRGFVSAVALAVLALSPLLLIGQGQSDRQTGWTVRPSLNAVPGFLQNLTSGGLFGLALLVLAVVGMLSRSGLMYSPVPFLPIATVWICSQGAHSYWVERYLLFVVPLWTILAAAGVDKLPWSRWIAPFAVLLVAGLASDGIRIDSLEFSHTGVDWRSGAAVIALGYQAGDAIVPERGVDALFMTDLGISYYLPQSSQPRDIFVSIPAVARNDLFALECTLPVVCLNGAHRVWVVTDGHASAPLGGLLPSQQAALRSNYRVTELHYVRGLTVTLLTLRTQGP from the coding sequence GTGGATGGACTGATCCTGCCATCGCGGACTCGCGGAACACCCTGGCGACTGCCTGTGTGGGCCCTTCCAGCGGCGCTCGCGTTGTTGCTCGGGCTCTGGCATCTGGGCCGCCCGCTGCTCTGGCGCGACGAGCTCGCAAGCTGGAGCGCGGCGCGGCGCACTACAGGCCAGTTGTGGGGTCTGCTCGACCATGTGGACGCGGTCTCGGGGGCCTACTATTTCCTGCTGCACTTCTGGATCCGGGTCTTCAGCGGATCGGCTGTCGGTCTGCGCCTGCCCAGCGTGCTGGCGACGGCGGCAACGGCGGGGCTGACTGCGCTGGTGGGCAGGCGCCTCTTCCGCCCACGCGTGGGCCTTTGGGCGGGGATCCTTTTCGCGCTCGTCCCCACCGTACTGCGGTTCGCTCAAGAGGCGCGTTCGTATGCGCTGGCCGACACGGCTGTGCTCTTGGCCACTTGGCAGCTGCTGTTCCTGCTGGACCGGGCCGAGCGCCGCTGTCGGTGGCGCGAGGCGGGCGCGTGGGCGGGTTACGGTGCCACGCTGGCCTTGATCGGCCTGCTGCACCTGGTCGGGCTAAGCGTGCTGGCCGCCCATGCGTGGCTGCTAATCACGCGGCGACGTCGTGCGTGGCGCGGCTTCGTCTCAGCGGTAGCCCTGGCCGTGCTGGCCCTGTCACCACTCCTGCTCATCGGCCAGGGGCAGTCTGACAGGCAGACCGGCTGGACTGTGCGCCCGTCACTCAATGCTGTGCCGGGCTTTCTGCAGAACCTCACGAGCGGGGGGCTATTCGGCCTAGCCCTGCTCGTGCTCGCGGTAGTTGGTATGCTATCCAGGTCGGGCCTGATGTACTCGCCAGTCCCGTTCCTGCCGATTGCTACGGTGTGGATCTGTTCCCAGGGGGCGCACTCATACTGGGTCGAGCGCTACCTACTTTTCGTTGTCCCGCTGTGGACAATCCTGGCGGCCGCAGGCGTGGATAAACTGCCCTGGTCCCGCTGGATCGCGCCGTTCGCGGTGTTGCTGGTGGCCGGGCTGGCTTCCGATGGAATCCGCATCGACAGCCTTGAATTCTCTCATACCGGCGTGGACTGGCGGTCGGGTGCCGCAGTGATCGCTCTCGGTTACCAAGCGGGAGATGCGATCGTCCCGGAGCGCGGGGTTGATGCGCTGTTCATGACCGATCTCGGCATTTCCTACTACCTTCCGCAGTCGTCCCAGCCAAGAGATATTTTCGTCAGCATTCCTGCAGTGGCCCGGAATGACCTGTTCGCCTTGGAGTGCACACTGCCCGTCGTTTGCTTGAATGGTGCCCATCGCGTCTGGGTCGTCACTGATGGTCACGCATCGGCTCCGCTTGGCGGTCTCCTACCCAGCCAGCAGGCCGCCTTGCGTTCCAACTATCGCGTCACCGAACTCCATTACGTGAGGGGCCTAACCGTCACGTTGCTAACGCTGAGGACGCAGGGCCCGTAA
- a CDS encoding transposase, which produces MAPPQRISELARSPWTIENRLHFVRDTAFGEDASKIRTSHGLENMATLRNLAINTLRDHGHASIAAGLADARSRYFCPL; this is translated from the coding sequence CTGGCCCCACCGCAGCGGATCAGCGAGCTGGCCCGTTCGCCATGGACCATCGAGAACCGGCTCCACTTCGTCCGCGACACCGCCTTCGGCGAGGACGCCTCGAAGATCCGCACCAGCCATGGCCTGGAGAACATGGCCACCCTGCGCAACCTCGCGATCAACACCCTCCGGGACCACGGCCACGCCAGCATCGCCGCCGGCCTCGCCGACGCGCGTTCGCGGTACTTCTGTCCGCTCTAG